The Longimicrobium sp. genome has a window encoding:
- a CDS encoding fused MFS/spermidine synthase, giving the protein MTSPSPAAAPADVPPSEPAQAPAAAASRGGWSRAALVVYAAAVFSSAFLLFLVQPMFSKMVLPLLGGTPAVWNTCMLFFQAALLGGYLYAHLGARRLGVRAQALLHLALLALAAVVLPVSVAGAAPRGGEAPIPWLLLLMATTVGLPFFVLSGTGPMLQRWFAHTGRPDAANPYWLYAASNLGSMLALLGYPFLMEPRLRLAEQSAAWALGYAALGLLVAGCALVLWKHPAAGPASAEAALGAAGEGAAERVSARERLVWIGLAFLPSSLLLSVTTFVTTDLAPVPLLWVVPLAIYLLTFTLAFSTRPPLRHAWMVGVQPSVIAVVALLLMYGFTREPRLVIPLHLLALFVTGMVCHGELARRRPDVRHLTEFYLWIAVGGVLGGIFNVLVAPVVFSRTWEYPLLLALACLARPWPERAVLRRTWRGYALRTAGFVVAMLLVARPDVPGIPPILQLAATAALVVLVSLALGRAPLWLFACIGAALLVSTLIALRQDRVLLAARSFYGRYMVLDIPRDGGFHALYHGSTLHGAQTFAPGRRTEPVTYYLREGPFGQVFAARAADAGRRRVAVVGLGTGTAAAYGNAGEAWTFYEIDPGIERIARDPRYFTFLRDSRASIRVVLGDARLSLARAPRAAYDLIVLDAFSSDAIPMHLMTREALGMYLEKLAPGGLVVFHLSNRYLSLEPVVAALAKERGMSIRVAEHRPPRRPFHSASTWAVLARSEADLGPLAADARWRGGRILRGVEPWTDDFSSLLSVFGRRR; this is encoded by the coding sequence TTGACTTCCCCCTCCCCCGCCGCGGCCCCCGCGGACGTCCCGCCGAGCGAGCCGGCGCAGGCGCCCGCCGCCGCCGCGTCGCGCGGCGGGTGGTCGCGCGCGGCGCTGGTGGTCTACGCGGCGGCCGTGTTCTCGAGCGCCTTCCTGCTGTTCCTGGTGCAGCCGATGTTCAGCAAGATGGTGCTGCCGCTGCTGGGGGGGACGCCCGCGGTGTGGAACACCTGCATGCTCTTCTTCCAGGCGGCGCTCCTGGGCGGCTACCTGTACGCGCACCTGGGCGCGCGGCGGCTGGGCGTGCGCGCGCAGGCGCTCCTGCACCTGGCGCTGCTGGCGCTCGCCGCGGTGGTGCTGCCGGTGAGCGTGGCGGGCGCGGCGCCGCGGGGCGGGGAGGCGCCGATCCCCTGGCTCCTCCTGCTGATGGCGACCACGGTGGGGCTGCCGTTCTTCGTGCTCTCCGGCACGGGGCCGATGCTGCAGCGCTGGTTCGCGCACACCGGCCGCCCCGACGCCGCGAACCCGTACTGGCTGTACGCCGCCAGCAACCTGGGGAGCATGCTCGCGCTCCTCGGCTACCCCTTCCTGATGGAGCCGCGGCTCCGCCTGGCCGAGCAGAGCGCCGCGTGGGCGCTGGGCTACGCCGCGCTCGGCCTGCTGGTGGCCGGGTGCGCGCTCGTGCTCTGGAAGCACCCCGCCGCCGGCCCCGCCTCGGCCGAGGCGGCGCTCGGCGCGGCGGGCGAGGGAGCCGCGGAGCGGGTGTCCGCGCGGGAGCGGCTGGTCTGGATCGGCCTCGCCTTCCTCCCGTCGAGCCTGCTGCTGTCCGTCACCACCTTCGTCACCACCGACCTGGCGCCGGTGCCGCTCTTGTGGGTGGTGCCGCTCGCCATCTACCTGCTCACCTTCACCCTCGCCTTCTCCACCCGCCCGCCGCTCCGGCACGCGTGGATGGTGGGGGTGCAGCCGTCGGTGATCGCCGTGGTGGCGCTGCTGCTGATGTACGGCTTCACCCGCGAGCCGCGGCTGGTGATCCCGCTGCACCTGCTGGCGCTCTTCGTCACCGGGATGGTGTGCCACGGCGAGCTGGCGCGGCGGCGGCCCGACGTGCGGCACCTCACCGAGTTCTACCTGTGGATCGCCGTGGGCGGGGTGCTGGGCGGGATCTTCAACGTGCTGGTGGCGCCGGTCGTCTTCAGCCGCACCTGGGAGTACCCGCTGCTGCTGGCGCTGGCGTGCCTGGCGCGCCCCTGGCCCGAGCGCGCCGTGCTGCGCCGCACCTGGCGGGGCTACGCGCTGCGGACGGCCGGGTTCGTGGTGGCCATGCTGCTGGTGGCGCGCCCCGACGTGCCCGGCATCCCGCCGATCCTGCAGCTCGCCGCCACGGCCGCGCTGGTGGTGCTCGTCTCGCTGGCGCTCGGCCGCGCCCCGCTCTGGCTGTTCGCCTGCATCGGCGCGGCGCTCCTGGTGAGCACGCTCATCGCGCTCCGGCAGGACCGGGTGCTCTTGGCCGCGCGCTCGTTCTACGGGCGCTACATGGTGCTCGACATCCCCCGGGACGGGGGCTTCCACGCGCTCTACCACGGCTCCACCCTGCACGGTGCGCAGACCTTCGCGCCGGGGCGGCGCACCGAGCCGGTGACGTACTACCTGCGCGAGGGGCCGTTCGGGCAGGTGTTCGCCGCGAGGGCGGCGGACGCGGGGCGGCGGCGGGTGGCCGTCGTCGGCCTGGGAACGGGGACGGCGGCCGCGTACGGCAACGCGGGCGAGGCGTGGACCTTCTACGAGATCGACCCCGGGATCGAGCGGATCGCCCGCGACCCGCGCTATTTCACGTTCCTGCGCGACTCGCGGGCCAGCATCCGCGTGGTCCTCGGAGACGCGCGGCTGTCGCTGGCGCGCGCCCCGCGGGCCGCGTACGACCTGATCGTCCTGGACGCGTTCAGCTCCGACGCCATCCCCATGCACCTGATGACGCGCGAGGCGCTGGGGATGTACCTGGAGAAGCTGGCGCCGGGGGGCCTCGTCGTCTTCCACCTGAGCAACCGCTACCTCTCCCTGGAGCCGGTGGTGGCGGCGCTGGCGAAGGAGCGGGGGATGTCGATCCGCGTGGCCGAGCACCGCCCGCCGCGGCGGCCCTTCCACTCGGCGTCGACCTGGGCGGTGCTGGCCAGGAGCGAGGCGGACCTGGGCCCCCTGGCCGCCGACGCGCGCTGGCGCGGCGGGCGCATCCTGCGGGGCGTGGAGCCCTGGACCGACGACTTCTCCAGCCTGCTGAGCGTCTTCGGGCGCCGCCGCTGA